A stretch of DNA from Dokdonia sp. PRO95:
CCATCTAATTTTCCTTCGAGATAGCGATAATCACCCGTTGTAGTTCTAAAAGTACCCGTAACAATATCACCATCTGACTTAAAAGTACCTTTGGCGATATATCGATCTTTAGCATTATCTGGGCTAAAAACAGTCTCCCAACTACCATCTACATTCACACTTGCTGTATTCTCGCTTAATACTTCGGCTGAGGAAACAAAACGTTCTTTTACTCCGTAATTCATTGTAAACGGTACCACTCGATCAAGACTTGGCTTTATAAAGGAGCCCGTTATTTGATTCCCGCTTTCGCGAAAGCGTCCTACAAAATATCCCTCAAAAACAGGAGTTTGGATACGTATACTATCGCCATTAATCTCAATTTCATCCACTTCTATACGCTCCTCTGCGTTATAAATGGTTATGATTTCATCATCATTTACCTCAAATACAAAAGGAAGTTCTTCTTGATCCTGAACAGCTAGTGTAGCTCTCCAAAAACCTGAATTCAACGTTTGAGGAGTGATTACTACCTTGTCTTGTTTGCAAGAAATAATGCTAATAAATGAGATGAGAATAAGTATGTGTTTCATAAATCAAAGATATACCAACACAGTCTCATTCTTTTAAAGCGCCTTACAGAAGTTTTAAATAGTAAGCCACGCATAAAGTCTCACCGCCTAATAATTATAAAATGATCACTACCTATAAAACAACCTTTATTGACACTTAATAGCGATGTGACAAGTTGTTAAAACATAATTTTAGAAAACTAGTTTCTAATTCACTCCATGAAGCCTAAAAAAACTACTGAGATACTCGCTCATCTGCTTTGCTCACTAGCTAGGTTATTCTATCTTTGACGTCTTAAAATCGCAACGTTTTATGAAGATTTCTTACAACTGGCTAAAGCAGTTTATCGATATAGATTGGAGTGCCGAAAAAACCGGAAACCTCCTTACAGACTTAGGTCTAGAAATTGAAGGAATAGACACCTACCAAAGTGTAAAAGGTGGTCTAGAAGGAATTGTAATAGGTCATGTACTTACCTGTATGCAGCATGAAAATGCAGATAAGCTCAAGGTAACCACCGTAGATATAGGTGCAGATAAGCCTGTACAAATAGTATGTGGAGCTCCTAATGTAGCAGCAGGACAGAAAGTACCCGTAGCAACTATAGGAACTACACTTTACACTGAAGAAGGTGAAGCTTGGAAAATAAAGAAAGGTAAAATACGTGGTGAAGAATCTCACGGAATGATCTGTGCAGAAGATGAGCTAGGATTAGGAAAGAGCCACGATGGAATTATGATTCTTGATGAGGATCTTATACCTGGAACACCAGCTGCCGATGTTTTTGACATAGAAAATGATCAAGTTTTTGAAATAGGATTAACTCCTAACCGTGCAGATGCGATGAGTCACTGGGGTGTTGCCCGTGACCTTAAGGCCGGTTTATTACAACATGAGGTTAATAAAGGGCTTATCACTCCATCAACATCTTCTTTTAAAATTGAGAAGCGCTTGCACAAAATTGATGTGCAAGTACTAGATGCAGAAAAAGCGCCTCGCTATGCAGGAGTTGTAATTAGTGACTTAAAAGTGAGTGAATCTCCAGAGTGGTTAAAGCACAGACTTAAAGCTATAGGCCTCTCTCCTATTAACAATATTGTAGATGCAACTAATTATGTATTACATGATCTTGGACAACCGCTACACGCATTTGATTTAAACAAGATTGCAGGAGATAAAATTGAAGTGCGCACTGTTGAAGCAGGCACTAAGTTTACTACACTAGACGGTGTAGAACGTGAGTTACATGAAGACGACTTGATGATTTGTGACGCAGAGAAACCTATGTGTATTGCAGGAGTCTTTGGAGGAGCGCATAGCGGAGTTACAGAAAACACCTCTGCAATTTTCTTAGAAAGTGCCTATTTTAATCCCGTTGCTGTGCGTAAGACAGCAAAACGTCATGGATTAAATACAGATGCATCTTTCCGCTTTGAAAGAGGTATTGATCCGCATATTACTGAGTATGCTCTTACAAGAGCTGCGCTTCTTATTATGGAAATTGCTGGTGGAGAAATTACTAGCGAGATTGTAGACATCTACCCAAAGAAAATAGAAGATCAGCAGGTATTTTTAAACTTTGATAACGCTACTAAACTTATAGGAGAAGAGCTTCCTAAAGAAGTTATTAAAGGAATATTGATGTCTCTAGATATTAAGATTAACAACGTTACAGAAAGTGGTATTGGGATGACTATTCCTGCTTTTAGAAATGATGTTACTCGTGAAGCAGACGTAATAGAAGAAATTTTAAGAGTGTACGGCTACAACAATATCAACTTTGGCAATAAGCTCAACGCTACGGTATCTTCCAGTTCAAAATTTGACGATCACAAAGTAAGTGATGTGATAGGAAACCAGCTTGCGGCACAAGGTTTTTATGAGATGATGGCAAACAGTCTCACTACGCCAGCATACACAGCACTTTCTGAGAACCTCAAGGAAGAACATCAAGTTGAGATGCTTAATCCGCTAGGGAAAGAATTGAGCGTGATGCGCCAGTCTATGCTATTTTCTGGGCTAGAAGCGATATCCTACAACGTAAACAGACGAAGAAGTAACATAAAGCTCTTTGAGTTTGGTAAAACGTACCACAACTACACTGAAGAGCGCAAAGAAGATAAGCACCTTGCCCTTTTTGTCACTGGAGGTCGTACAGAGGAGTCATGGACTACCCCTAGCTCTCCTACTAACTTCTTTTACTTAAAAGGAATGGTAAGTGCTATTCTTGAAAAACTAGGAATTTCAAGAGTAAGATCTTCTGCGGTGAAGAACGATATTTTTTCTGAGGCTGTAGGGCTTTCACTAGGAAAGCAACAAGTAGTAAGTTACGGTATTGTAAAGAAAAGTATCCTCAAGAAATTTGACTTATCACAAGATGTGTATTATGCAGATTTTAACTGGGATGCTATTTTAGAGATTGCGGCTCGTAATGATGTCAAGTTTAAAGACATTCCAAAATACCCTTCTGTGCGTCGTGATTTTGCACTTTTATTAGATACAAACGTGAAGTTTGAAGATATTAAAACCATCGCAAAGCAAACCGAAAAACAATTACTTAAAGACGTCAACCTTTTTGATGTTTACGAAGGTAAAAATCTCCCTGAAGGAAAGAAAAGTTATGCAGTAAGCTTCTTGCTACAAGATGAAAAAAAGACACTTACAGATAAGCAAATAGACAAAACGATGAATAAACTGCAACAGCGTTTTGAAAAAGAGCTAGGAGCTACACTTCGATAGTAAGGTAGCTGTACTATTTTGAAGCTCTTAGATACTTGATGTATCTAAGAGCTTTTTTTTGGCTCATATTTTCTTAACTGTTTTGTTTAATTAATACATAAATCACCTAGTATCAATTATTCCCATTGACATTATCGCATTTGTATTGTATCTTTAAAAGAAAAAAAGATGCTATTATCCAGAACCAACATTCACGAAAAGTTGCTTCGTGAGCGCAGTAAAAGTGAGCAAGAACAAGATATCCTAGCACAAGTACAACAGGTTTTTGATCAAGACCGCTTTCGCGAAAGCGGAATCCTCAAAACCCTAAAAGGAGCTTCTGAGGCAGGTTATAACGAGTTTGACTTTGACTTACTTGAGACCTCAAAAATCTTCCACATTAAACAAATAGAGAAAATATGCGTAGACTATAGACTGCGTTTTCTCGACACCAAATACTTTAAAGGAAAATATCCTCAAGAAGTACTTGACAATATTAAACACCTTGAAAACACACATCACACGGAACTTGATGGTTTTAAAATCATTGCTCCTTCTAAAATGTTTGTTCTAGAAAAGGCAGACGACCCATTATTATTTGCGCCTATGGGTAACGGCTATTACTATCTTATCCACCAGTGGGGTAATGATCTTAACCCTTTTAGAAAACAATGGGCATGGTCGTTTAAGTCTATTGAAAACTTAATAATTACGACAGTACTCATTAGCATAATCGCGACATTATTAACACCAGACGGTCTTTTTACAAAGAATCAAGATTTTGGTCAAGATATTATGGTATTTTTCTTTATGTTTAAGTCCATCGGAGCGGTAGTTCTATTTTATGCATTTGCACTAGGTAAGAACTTTAACAAAGCGATATGGAATAGCAAGTACGATAAAACAAGATAACCTGACCAAAATAATATATGAGCATACTTCCAGACTCTCGTTATGAAAAAATCCACACTGGATCCATCATAGAAATAAAGAGATTACAAACCATACTTGAGGAAAAAGATATCCCGAGTATTGTAAGAGATGACAACGAGAGTGCTAAGCTCGCTGGGTATGCCCTAGGGTCTCCTGATCAATCTAGATTGCTTGTAGACAAAGAATATCTAGTAAAGGCCAAGCACATTGTAGAAACAGCGCTTGAAGATTTTTCTAATAATGCACTATCTGATGAGGAACTAAGTAACTTATCGCAGCAAGAAGCACCTAAAGCTACTATAAACAGGATCACGAGGCCTACACCAGAAAAGAAAAAGCCAGAATTATCTTCTGGCCGTATTCTCTTATATGTATTTTTTCTAGGACTCTCGATCTGGAGACTATTACCACTACTTCAAGGTGAAGAATTACCTACATTCCGTATTATAATAAGTGGAGGTCTTCTTGTCTTTTGTAGCTATATGCTTATTACACATTTCATGAACAAGAGTAAGGCGTAGCCTTACTCATACATTGCCATGCGCTGTTCCTTTATACTTTTATCGCTCATATACTCATCAAAGTTCATATAGCGATCTATAACACCCTTAGGTGTTAATTCTATCACACGATTACCCACAGTGCTCGCAAACTCGTGATCATGTGTTGTAAGCATCACTGTACCCTTAAAGTTTTTAAGTGCATTATTGAATGCCGTAATTGACTCAAGATCTAAGTGGTTAGTAGGCTCATCTACCATAAGGATATTTGCACGTTTCATCATCATTTTTGAAATCATACAACGTACCTTCTCTCCTCCCGAAAGAACATTAGACATTTTAAGCGCTTCCTCTCCTGAGAAAATCATCTTACCTAAGAAACCTCTTAAAAACACTTCTTCTCTCTCTTCTTCTGTTTGCGCATATTGACGTAACCAGTCTACAAGATTAAGTGTTCCATCTTGAAAGTAGGATGCATTATCTAAAGGTAAGTAAGATTGTGTAGTCGTTACTCCAAAATCAAAAGTCCCGCTGTCTGCTTGTTGATTACCATTTATGATTTCATAAAAAGCAGAGGTTGCACGGCTATCTCTTGAAAATAACACCGCTTTATCACCTTTATTCAAATTCATATCAACTCCTTTGAATAAAACTTCACCATCTAGAGAGGCACTTAAACCAGCACAATTAAAAATCTGATCTCCAGCCTCACGATCTCTATCAAATATAATCCCTGGGTATCGACGACTTGAAGGCTTAATTTCTTCTATATCTAGTTTATCAATCATCTTCTTACGAGATGTTGCTTGTTTTGATTTTGCAACGTTTGCAGAGAAACGAGCGATAAATTCTTGAAGTTCCTTTTTCTTCTCTTCAGACTTTTTATTCTGCTGCGCGCGTTGTCTAGCCGCTAGTTGAGAAGACTCATACCAGAAAGTATAGTTACCGCTATAATGAGTGATTTTATTATGGTCAA
This window harbors:
- the pheT gene encoding phenylalanine--tRNA ligase subunit beta: MKISYNWLKQFIDIDWSAEKTGNLLTDLGLEIEGIDTYQSVKGGLEGIVIGHVLTCMQHENADKLKVTTVDIGADKPVQIVCGAPNVAAGQKVPVATIGTTLYTEEGEAWKIKKGKIRGEESHGMICAEDELGLGKSHDGIMILDEDLIPGTPAADVFDIENDQVFEIGLTPNRADAMSHWGVARDLKAGLLQHEVNKGLITPSTSSFKIEKRLHKIDVQVLDAEKAPRYAGVVISDLKVSESPEWLKHRLKAIGLSPINNIVDATNYVLHDLGQPLHAFDLNKIAGDKIEVRTVEAGTKFTTLDGVERELHEDDLMICDAEKPMCIAGVFGGAHSGVTENTSAIFLESAYFNPVAVRKTAKRHGLNTDASFRFERGIDPHITEYALTRAALLIMEIAGGEITSEIVDIYPKKIEDQQVFLNFDNATKLIGEELPKEVIKGILMSLDIKINNVTESGIGMTIPAFRNDVTREADVIEEILRVYGYNNINFGNKLNATVSSSSKFDDHKVSDVIGNQLAAQGFYEMMANSLTTPAYTALSENLKEEHQVEMLNPLGKELSVMRQSMLFSGLEAISYNVNRRRSNIKLFEFGKTYHNYTEERKEDKHLALFVTGGRTEESWTTPSSPTNFFYLKGMVSAILEKLGISRVRSSAVKNDIFSEAVGLSLGKQQVVSYGIVKKSILKKFDLSQDVYYADFNWDAILEIAARNDVKFKDIPKYPSVRRDFALLLDTNVKFEDIKTIAKQTEKQLLKDVNLFDVYEGKNLPEGKKSYAVSFLLQDEKKTLTDKQIDKTMNKLQQRFEKELGATLR
- a CDS encoding DUF2007 domain-containing protein produces the protein MSILPDSRYEKIHTGSIIEIKRLQTILEEKDIPSIVRDDNESAKLAGYALGSPDQSRLLVDKEYLVKAKHIVETALEDFSNNALSDEELSNLSQQEAPKATINRITRPTPEKKKPELSSGRILLYVFFLGLSIWRLLPLLQGEELPTFRIIISGGLLVFCSYMLITHFMNKSKA
- a CDS encoding ABC-F family ATP-binding cassette domain-containing protein: MLSVSNLSVQFGKRVLFDEVNTSFLNGNCYGIIGANGAGKSTFLKILTGQQEPTSGHVHLEPGKRMSVLEQNHYAYDEYNVLETVVMGNKPLYEIKSEIDALYADYTDENADRIGELQVKFEEMNGWNADSNAATMLSNLGIKEENHYTMMADLDGKQRVRVLIAQALFGNPDVLIMDEPTNDLDYETISWLENFLANYDNCVIVVSHDRHFLDAVCTHISDIDHNKITHYSGNYTFWYESSQLAARQRAQQNKKSEEKKKELQEFIARFSANVAKSKQATSRKKMIDKLDIEEIKPSSRRYPGIIFDRDREAGDQIFNCAGLSASLDGEVLFKGVDMNLNKGDKAVLFSRDSRATSAFYEIINGNQQADSGTFDFGVTTTQSYLPLDNASYFQDGTLNLVDWLRQYAQTEEEREEVFLRGFLGKMIFSGEEALKMSNVLSGGEKVRCMISKMMMKRANILMVDEPTNHLDLESITAFNNALKNFKGTVMLTTHDHEFASTVGNRVIELTPKGVIDRYMNFDEYMSDKSIKEQRMAMYE